In Longimicrobiaceae bacterium, the genomic window GACGGCGGTCGATCTTGGCAAACGCTTCGGCCAGAACGCCATCGTGTGGGTCGACACCGCGGGTCGCGTCACCCTCGTCGCGACACGGGCCGGGTTCTGCGGTGTCGAAGTCGGAGACGAGCTTCCGGTCTGACGACGCCGAGGCGCAAACTCACGCGCCGAGCGGCGTCGCAAGTGAGCTTGCTGACAACCTCCGACGCGGATCGATACTGCGGGAGCAGCCCGCGCAGGCGGGCTTCGCGCCGTGGTAGCCCGCGGCTTCAGCCGCCAGGGCGATGCGGTGCGGCGATCCACTTCACGCCGCACCGCAATTGCCGGATGCTTCATCCGCACGATCTTCATCTCTGCTCGAATCAAGACTGTTCCCTTCTCGGCGCGACTCTGTAGATTTGCCGGCTCACCCCGAGTCTTCCCGCCTGCATCCTCGCAGGCTGCGGACGAAGCGCGGCAAGCCTTCCGCAGCAAAGATCCACATCCCCTGAAATGGACCGGGAGATGCGGGGCGGCCCACGCGGTGCCCCGTCGAACCCGTTTTCGCCGAGATAATGCTCGTACAGAACCGCATGACCCGCGACCCCGTCGCGGTCTCTCCCGGCGACACGCTGGCGCACGCGGCGCGGCTCACCCGCGAGCACCGCATCCGCCACCTGCCCGTGGTCGCAGACGGAGAGCTCGTGGGCATCGTATCGGACCGCGACATCCGCCTCGCATCTCCCTCGCCGCTGGTGACGGCGGACGGGGAGGTGGCGGAGTTCATGGAAAGCACCCGCGTGGACGCGGTGATGACGCGCGACGTGGTGACCGTGGGCCCGTGCGAGGCGGTGGAGGAGGCGGCAAAGCTGATCTACCGCCGCCGCGTAGGCGCGCTCCCCGTGGTCGACGTGAACAACTGCCTCATCGGCATCCTGTCGGAGACCGACGTGCTGCGCGCGTTCGTGGAGATGGTAGGTGGCGTGGAGCCCTCCACGCGCCTGGAGGTGTCGCTTCCCGACCGGCCGGGCGAGCTGGCCCGTGCCGTCCGCGTCCTGGGCGAGGACCTGCGGCTCAACATCACCGGCATCCTCGTCTCGCAGGCGCGGCGGCAGGCGAGCAAGACGGCCATCGTCCACGTCGCCACCATCGACCCGCGCGAGGCCATCGCCGCGCTGGAGGCCGCGGGGTTCGTGGTCGGCTGGCCATCTCTCGAAACCGACCTGCGCCGCGGGATGGGCGAGTGAAGTCCGCCCTGATCTGGGACCCCGCCGTCCTGGAGTACCGCTTCCGGCCCGACCACCCGTTCAACCCCAAGCGCCTGGAGCTGGCCGTCTCCCTCATCGAGGCGATGGGGCTGGTGGACGACGGCGACCACCGCATCGTCGCCACCCGCGCCGCCACCGAGGCCGAGCTCCTGCGCGTCCACTCGCCCGAGTACGTGGAGGCCGTGAAGCGGCTGAGCAGCGGCGGCGACCCGGCCGAGGCGTGGCAGTGGGGCCTGGGCACCGACGACACGCCCGTGTTCCCCGGCATGCACGACGTCACCTCGCTCGTGGTGGGCGGCACCATCCGCGCGGCGGAGCTGGTGATGGGCGGCGAGGTGCAGCGCGCCTTCAACATCTGCGGCGGGCTGCACCACGCGCACCGCGACCGGGCCAGCGGCTTCTGCGTGTACAGCGACCTGGCGGCGGCCATCGCGTGGATCCGCGAGGCGCACGGGGCGCGGGTGATGTACGTGGACTACGACGCGCACCACGGCGACGGCGTGCAGGGCATCTTCTACGACGACCCGAACGTGCTCACCTACTCGGTGCACGAGAGCGGGCGCTACCTCTTCCCCGGCACCGGCTTCGTGGACGAGCTGGGCGACGGCGAGGGCTACGGCTACTCGCTGAACCTGCCGCTCGACGCGTTCACCGAAGACGAGTCGTGGATCGACCTCTACACCAGGTCGTTCACCGAGGCGGCCGAGGCGTTCCAGCCCGACGTGATCGTGCTCCAGAACGGCTGCGACGGGCACGTGCTGGACCCGCTCACCCACCTGCGCGGCACTACGCGGCTGTACGAGGAGACGGTGCGCGTGACGTGCGAGGTGGCCGACCGGCTGTGCGGCGGCCGCATCGTCGCCACGGGCGGCGGGGGATACGCGATCTGGCGCGTGGTGCCGCGGGCGTGGACGCTGGTGTGGGCCGGGCTGTCGGGCCAGGAAGCCGCGAAGTGCGTCCCGATGGAGTGGCTGAACCGCTGGCAGGGCGAGAGCCCGGAGCTGCTGCCCGACCGCCTGCGCGACGCGCCGGGCGACTTCGACCCGGTGCCGCGGCGAGCCGAGATCGAGGCGACCAACCGCCGCACGCTGGAATCGCTGCGCCGCCAGGCCCTGCCGCTCCTCCGTGGCTGGGGATTGGGGTTCTGATGATGGGCGCGCAGATGGAAGGCGCCGCCGTCAACCCAGCGCCGGCTGATGGAATCGCGGCGGCGCTCGATGAAGTGCCTTCGGTAGATGAAGTGCCTTCGGTAGATGAAGTGTCTTCGGTAGATGTAGTGCTTTCGGTAGATGACGTGCGTTCGAGAGATGGTGGGCCGACAGGTGCGGTGCATCCGCGCTCTCCCGTCTCACCGGCGGATGCAGCGCACGCGACCGCATCTCCCGCCGAAGCCGTACGCGAAGTGAGGACCGTGCCCATAGACCGCATCTTCTCCGACCACAACTGCACCGACAAGGAGGGCCGCGTGTTCACCGTTCGGCCCATGGCGCCCGGCGACAGGGCGAGCCTCGAAGAGTTCTACGCCGGCTTCGAGCCCAAGCGCGCCGCGCAGGGCCTGCCGCCCGAGGGGCCGGTGCGCGTGCGCCGGTGGCTGGACCACGTGCTGCCCGGCGGCACCCACCTGATCGTGGAGACCGACGGGCGCCTCGTGGGTCACGCGCTGCTGATGCCCACTGAGCGCGAGGGCATGCGCGAGTACGCCATCTTCCTGCACCAGGACGTGCGGGGGAAGGGCCTGGGCACGCAGGTCAACCGCCGCTCGGCCGAGATCGCGCGCACCATGCGCCTGGACCGCCTCTGGCTCTCGGTGGAGCCCGGGAACCGGCCCGCGCTACGCTCCTACGAGAAGGCCGGCTTCCGCTTCCGCCCGGGCACCATCTACTCCCCCGAGCTGGAAATGGAGATGGAGTTGTAGCACCCGCTCGCCGACGCTCCATCTCCCGTCCCAACCCGAAGCCGCACTCCCGGCGCGCAACCCTGCCAAACATCGCGACGCACCTTCCGCCGACCGCCTCCAACCGGCGACAAATTCCGCTTGTCTATTGCCACGACGAGCATCCCGGCCTCGCCGGGTGTACGAACGCCCGGCTACGAACTGCGGTCGTCCTCCGGACGAAGTCCGTCGCCGCCGCACGGGACTCGGTCGACCCGCCCTCCAGCAGCGCGCGGCGCGAGTCGCCCGAGCACCGGCGGCGGGGAGCCCGCTCGCAGAGCGCGAAGGCCCCAACATGTGACACAGCCGCGCCTTCCCCAGCTTGCGGGGGAGGGCAGGCGAGCCTTGCGAGCCGGGTGAGGGCCTTCCCCCTTCCCTCGCGAGCAACTACGTTCGCCTGAATCAGCGGATCTTCACCTCCACCCTCTTCACCCCATGCGAATGATCCCGTCACACCCGTCGCCGCGCGGAGCCTCGCGCGCGCTCGCCCTCGCCGCCGCGATGGCGGCGCTCGCCCCGTGCGCCGCCGCGGCGCAGGGCGCCATGAACGCCGCCCCGCCGCCGCTGAAGGTGGTGGACGTGGCGTACATGGACCGCTCTGCCAACGCCTGCACCGACTTCTTCCAGTTCGCGAACGGCGGCTGGCTGGGGCACGACACCATCCCCGCCGCGTACTCCACCTCGGGCGTGGGGCGCGACATGAGCGACCGCAACGAGCTGGTCGTGCGGTCCGTGCTGGACGACGCGATGGCCAAGCGCGCGACGCTCCCGGAGAGCAGCACCGAGCGCAAGCTGGGCACCTTCTACGGAAGCTGCATGGACTCCACCGCCATCGAGCGCGCCGGCGCCGACCCCGTGCGTCCCTCGCTGGCGCGCATCGCCGGGGTGGGCACGCGGGCCGGGCTGCTGCGCGAGATCGCGGCCCAGCAGCTCGCCGGCTCCAACGTCGTCTTCTCCTACAACCCCGACGTCGACGCGCACGACGCCGCGCACTACATCGCCGCCGTGCATGCCGGCGGGCTGGGGCTGCCCGACCGCGACTACTACTTCAACACCGGGCCGGCGGCAGACTCGCTGCGCCGGGCGTACGTGGCCCACGTTGCGCGCCTCTTCACCCTGGCAGGCCAGCCCGCCGCCGCCGCGCAGGCCGACGCGCGCCAGGTGATGGCGCTGGAGACGGAGATGGCGCGGGCCACCCTGACCCGCGTGGCGCAGCGCGACCCCGCGGCGACGGACCACCCCATGCCGGTGTCGCAGCTCCGCTCGCTGGCGCCGAACGTGGACTGGGCCGCGTACTTCGCCGCCATGGGCATCGCCGCGCCCGTGCAGCGCGTGAACGTGACGCAGCCGGAGTTCGTGCGCCGCGTGGGCACGCTGCTCGCCGGCGCGCCGCTGCCGCAGTGGAAGGCGTACCTGCGCTATCACGCACTCAGCGACGCCGCGCCGTGGCTGAGCACGCCGTTCGTGCAGGAGAACTTCGCGTTCGGCGCGCGCTTCACCGGCGCGCGCCAGCTGCTGCCGCGCTGGAAGCGATGCCTACGCGCCACCGACGGCACCATCGGCGAGGCGCTGGGCGAGGCGTACGTCGCCAAGACCTTCCCGCCGCAGGCCCGCGACCGCGCCCGCGCCGTCATCGACGACATCCGCGCCTCGTTCGGCGAGCGCATCCGCCACCTGGACTGGATGTCCGACACCACCCGCGCCCGCGCGCTCGACAAGCTGGCCCAGATGAACGAGAAGGTGGGCTATCCCGAGCAGTGGCGCGACTACTCCCGGCTTCAGGTGGCGGAGGGGCCGTTCTACTCCAACCTCGTGCGCGCCAGCGCGTTCGAGGCGCAGCGCACGGCCAACCGCCCAGGCCAGCCGGTGGACAAGACCGAGTGGGAGATGACGGTGCCCACCGTCAACGCGTACTACGACCCCACCAAGAACGAGATGGTCTTCCCCGCGGGCGCGCTGGCGCCGCAGACCTTCGACCCCAACGCCGACGACGCCGCCAACTACGGCGCGCTGGGCGGCAGCTGGGCGGGCCACGAGCTCACGCACGGCTTCGACGACGAGGGCCGCCACTACGACGCCCGCGGCAACCTGCGCGACTGGTGGACGCCGGGGGACTCGGTGCACTTCTCGCAGCAGGCCACGCGCGTGGCCGAGCAGTTCAACCGCTACGTGCAGGTCGACACCTTCCACGTGAACGGCCGCCTCACGCTGGGCGAAAACATCGCCGACTACGGCGGCCTGCTCACCGCGTACGACGCGCTCCAGCGCGCCCTCCAGCGCAACGGGCGCCCCGCCCCCATCGAGGGCTTCACGCCCGAGCAGCGCTTCTTCATCGGCTACGCGCAGAGCTGGCGCAGCAACACGCGGCCAGAAGCCATGCGCAACCGCGTCACGGTGGATCCGCACGCGCCGGAGCGGTGGCGCGTGAACGGACCGCTCTCGAACATGCCGTCGTTCGCCGCGGCGTTCGGCTGCAAGGCCGGCGACCCGATGGTGCGCCCGGCAAACGAGATCCCGTCGATCTGGTGATCCCGGCGCCCTCCGTCTGACGAGGCGCGGATCGGAAGAGTACGAGAGCACCTCCGCCGTCGTGGCGGGGGTGCTCTTTTTCGTGGGACGGCTCAGTAGTGTCCGGTTAAGAAAGCGGCGAACTCGTGTAAGCGGTGGCGATTGCTCTGGTTACCGGACCCACGAAGCGAGAACGATTTGAACTGAGCGCTTGCCGAGCCCATCCTGTCGCATCTCGTGTACAGGAGAGGCCTGATGAACCAGGGACGTACTGTCTTCGCGCAGGTGATCGCGCATGCTCCTCACAAGGCGTTTCAGCATTGTGTGGCCCGGTATCCAGGCGTGCGTCGTGCCCGCCGCTTCACGTGCTGGGATCAGTTCCTGTGCATGGTCTTCGCCCAGCTCACCTATCGCGAGAGCTTGCGCGACATCGAAGCATGCTTGGGTGCGGTCCCGGAGCGGCTCTACCACATGGGCATCCGCAGCCTAGTCTCCCGATCCACGCTGGCCGACGCCAACGAGAGGCGAGACTGGCGTATCTACGCGGATTTCGCGCAGGTGCTGATCGCCGAAGCCAGGCTCCTCTACGCGGAAGACGACTTCGGCGTGACCCTGGAGGAGACGGTCTACGCGCTCGACTCCACCACGATCGGCCTGTGCCTCTCCCTCTTCCCCTGGGCACCGTTCCGGCGGACGAAGGCGGGCATCAAGCTCCACACGCTGCTCGACCTCAAAGGCAGCATCCCCTCTTTCCTGAGGATCACTCCGGCCCGCACTTCGGACGTCTCGCTCTTCGACGAGCTGCCCCTGGAGGCCGGCGCGATCTACGTGATGGACCGCGGCTACGTGGACTTCGCCCGTCTGCATCGCTTCACACGCGCCCAGGCCAGCTTCGTCGTCCGTGCCAAGAAGAACCTGCGCTTCCAGCGCCGCTACTCCCACGAGGTGGATCGCTCCACCGGGCTGCTCTGCGACCAGACCATCTCGCTCGTCACCCCGCGCTCGCGCGACGGCTACCCGGACCCCTTGCGGCGCGTCCGCTCCCGCGATCCGGTAAGTGGCAGGCGCATCACGTTGCTGACCAACAACTTTGTCCTGAGCGCCTGGGAGATTGCCGAGCTGTATCGATGCCGCTGGCAGGTGGAGCTTTTCTTCAAGTGGATCAAGCAGCACCTGCGTATCAAGGCGTTCTACGGCACTTCCGACAACGCCGTACGCACACAGATCTGGATTGCCATCTCCTCCTACGTGCTCGTCGCCATCCTCAAGAAGCGCCTTCAGACCGAGCTCAATCTCTACACAATGCTACAGATCCTCAGCGTCAGCCTCTTCGAGAAAACTGAGCTAGGAGATACGTTTTCGCCTGCAAAGTCCCGAATATCGCAGGAATCGACTTGCAAGCAGTTGCTGCTCTTCGACTTATAGCCGGACACTTGTGGGGACGGCTGGGGAGATGCGGGGTCGGCGCCCGCCGGTTCGTCTCTTGCGGCAGGGCGCCGGGAAAGCACGGGAGATGCGCATCGCTCTCCCCCACGATCCGGCACACACGATGGAGGCACGGGTGAAGTACAGAGGCGCCGTTCACGGACGCAGAGGCAAGGCGCTCCGGTGGCTGCTCGGCATCGCCGCGCTGGCGATCCTGCTGTGGGTCGCGCGCCGCGTCGCCGTCCCCGCATCTCCCGAGACGGACGCGGGCGCATCTGCCGCCGCCGCGGACACCGCGAAGGGCGACGCCACCGCTGCAGGAGCGGCCACCGCCCCCACGGCGAAGACACCGGACGGCCGGCCCACGCCGGGCACCCCCGTGGGCCACCCGTAGCACGCCTCGCATCTACCGAAACCCCGAGCCACATCCTCCCGAGACTGGCCATCTTCGCGTCTCGACCGGGCCGACAGGCGGGTCCGCCCTCCGTCGCGCGGCGACGGTCTCGCGCGATGGGAGGGCCGCACGGGCGCCAACCTTGCAGCCGCGCCGGCCGAAGATATGGCACCCAACACCACACACGGAGAGATCCGCTTGCGCAGACTCGTCGTCCGTTCCGTGCTCGCGCTGGCGCTCGCGCCCGTCGCTTGCGCTCCCGCCACGCGGCCGTCCGCCGGGCCATCGCCCGCGCCCGGTGACAGCGTGGAGCGCCCGGC contains:
- a CDS encoding CBS and ACT domain-containing protein, whose protein sequence is MLVQNRMTRDPVAVSPGDTLAHAARLTREHRIRHLPVVADGELVGIVSDRDIRLASPSPLVTADGEVAEFMESTRVDAVMTRDVVTVGPCEAVEEAAKLIYRRRVGALPVVDVNNCLIGILSETDVLRAFVEMVGGVEPSTRLEVSLPDRPGELARAVRVLGEDLRLNITGILVSQARRQASKTAIVHVATIDPREAIAALEAAGFVVGWPSLETDLRRGMGE
- a CDS encoding acetoin utilization protein AcuC, whose amino-acid sequence is MKSALIWDPAVLEYRFRPDHPFNPKRLELAVSLIEAMGLVDDGDHRIVATRAATEAELLRVHSPEYVEAVKRLSSGGDPAEAWQWGLGTDDTPVFPGMHDVTSLVVGGTIRAAELVMGGEVQRAFNICGGLHHAHRDRASGFCVYSDLAAAIAWIREAHGARVMYVDYDAHHGDGVQGIFYDDPNVLTYSVHESGRYLFPGTGFVDELGDGEGYGYSLNLPLDAFTEDESWIDLYTRSFTEAAEAFQPDVIVLQNGCDGHVLDPLTHLRGTTRLYEETVRVTCEVADRLCGGRIVATGGGGYAIWRVVPRAWTLVWAGLSGQEAAKCVPMEWLNRWQGESPELLPDRLRDAPGDFDPVPRRAEIEATNRRTLESLRRQALPLLRGWGLGF
- a CDS encoding GNAT family N-acetyltransferase, encoding MPIDRIFSDHNCTDKEGRVFTVRPMAPGDRASLEEFYAGFEPKRAAQGLPPEGPVRVRRWLDHVLPGGTHLIVETDGRLVGHALLMPTEREGMREYAIFLHQDVRGKGLGTQVNRRSAEIARTMRLDRLWLSVEPGNRPALRSYEKAGFRFRPGTIYSPELEMEMEL
- a CDS encoding M13 family metallopeptidase, whose product is MIPSHPSPRGASRALALAAAMAALAPCAAAAQGAMNAAPPPLKVVDVAYMDRSANACTDFFQFANGGWLGHDTIPAAYSTSGVGRDMSDRNELVVRSVLDDAMAKRATLPESSTERKLGTFYGSCMDSTAIERAGADPVRPSLARIAGVGTRAGLLREIAAQQLAGSNVVFSYNPDVDAHDAAHYIAAVHAGGLGLPDRDYYFNTGPAADSLRRAYVAHVARLFTLAGQPAAAAQADARQVMALETEMARATLTRVAQRDPAATDHPMPVSQLRSLAPNVDWAAYFAAMGIAAPVQRVNVTQPEFVRRVGTLLAGAPLPQWKAYLRYHALSDAAPWLSTPFVQENFAFGARFTGARQLLPRWKRCLRATDGTIGEALGEAYVAKTFPPQARDRARAVIDDIRASFGERIRHLDWMSDTTRARALDKLAQMNEKVGYPEQWRDYSRLQVAEGPFYSNLVRASAFEAQRTANRPGQPVDKTEWEMTVPTVNAYYDPTKNEMVFPAGALAPQTFDPNADDAANYGALGGSWAGHELTHGFDDEGRHYDARGNLRDWWTPGDSVHFSQQATRVAEQFNRYVQVDTFHVNGRLTLGENIADYGGLLTAYDALQRALQRNGRPAPIEGFTPEQRFFIGYAQSWRSNTRPEAMRNRVTVDPHAPERWRVNGPLSNMPSFAAAFGCKAGDPMVRPANEIPSIW
- a CDS encoding IS4 family transposase, which gives rise to MNQGRTVFAQVIAHAPHKAFQHCVARYPGVRRARRFTCWDQFLCMVFAQLTYRESLRDIEACLGAVPERLYHMGIRSLVSRSTLADANERRDWRIYADFAQVLIAEARLLYAEDDFGVTLEETVYALDSTTIGLCLSLFPWAPFRRTKAGIKLHTLLDLKGSIPSFLRITPARTSDVSLFDELPLEAGAIYVMDRGYVDFARLHRFTRAQASFVVRAKKNLRFQRRYSHEVDRSTGLLCDQTISLVTPRSRDGYPDPLRRVRSRDPVSGRRITLLTNNFVLSAWEIAELYRCRWQVELFFKWIKQHLRIKAFYGTSDNAVRTQIWIAISSYVLVAILKKRLQTELNLYTMLQILSVSLFEKTELGDTFSPAKSRISQESTCKQLLLFDL